A region of the Pungitius pungitius chromosome 8, fPunPun2.1, whole genome shotgun sequence genome:
TTGCACATTGTTTCTTATGGGAAATTCATGTTATAAATACCTTTGTACGGATAGATAGTTTGGTATTAATGTATAATATTATGTATTTACAGTTTCCTTGAACCAGGTGTGACCCTTGACCCACGGTCCAGGCTTCATAAAGATGACACTGAGTGAGGAGGTGACAGAACGAAACAAAATGTCCAGATGACGCAGTCCAAATATGCGGACGTAGCAGACTGAATGTTTGATTGACCGCtcaaaatcaacaacaacaccccccccccccgccccctcctgctGCCCCCCGCTCGTCATCCATCCAGCCATGTTGTTGAGGAGGAAGCTGTGCGCGGccgttgtcatcgctgccgtcCTCTTCCTAATGCTCGCCAGTCAGAGCATTCAGAGGGGACACTTCCTGACTCTGTCACTAGCCCCGCCCACCAGCCGGGCCACGCCCACCGGcagggagacaggtgaggagcCGATGTTATCATCGATTGGGTTTGACATCTTTTGAAACCCAAGTGTGACATTATATAATAGCAGAAGTATTGGCAGCATTATGGTAGTAGTGTGACATGAAGTAAAGGCGATAGTGGTAACAGGAGGGGCAGTTATCACAACTGCCCCTCCTGTTACCACTATCGCCTTTACTTTACTAGCCGTAGTATGAAGATTATAATACTGCAGTAATAGCAGTAGTAATGGTGATGGTATTATTGAGGTGAAAGCCGTGATGCAGGGGTAAGTACACATGCAGTAGTATTAGATCCAATACAAGTAAAAGTTGTTGTAGTGCAGAAGCAGCAGTAGCGTTGTTTTATGGATTGTATCATAGAgataatattgtgtttttagcAGGATTATTAGTAGTTCCAATACCATGAGCAGTGGTAGTGATCGATTCGTATATAGATGCTAATGTTAGCGGAGCTCCCACGATGCAGCGTTCTATAACACCTCAGTCTCTTTGGGTTTGCAATAGATGAACCCATGAGGCCTCCTGCTGATCCAACCCCTGACCCTCCcaagacacccccccctcctccccgtacCACTAAACCTGAAGCCGAGGTGATCCCTGAAGAGAACTCCCAGCATGACCTTCGGTAACGTTCAGGAAGTGGCAGACAGTTTCAAATGGTTCCTGCTTTCTGTCCACGCGTCACTCCCCTGTTTGGTCCCCTTTCAGGTCGTGCGGTTGTACCGAGTCCTGTATTTCGGACCTGGGGAGTTCAGACTGGTTCCGTCAACGCTACGACCCCCAACAGCAGCCCATCCTGCGAGGAGCCAAACACAACTTCGACTCTAAGGCACTCGGCTGGTGGCTGGTAAGGACGATAAGAAAGATTTCCACATTTATTATGCCTTTTTTAAAGGCATTATATACTAtgattttatacatttttttaatatgtttttaaaaataaattgttgtcATTTGGTGTCAGTGTGAGCTCCCATACAGAAAATGATGGCTGCACACTGGAAGTTACTTGTCAGGATTTAACTTGAATTGTTGAATCAGCTGAATgaaactgatttttattttaaagaccaAAGACACATTTCCTGGATTGTGGCCATCTAATGTGATTCAATAAATCGCCACGGCCATTGAGGAAATTCTGTCTTTacagaaaacagaaatgttaaAAGTCTAATTGCGGGATTTGCTCCATTTCTCCAGAGTCTTCAGCGGTCTGGCAACGACCAGTCTCTCAGGGAAGTGATGTCAGAGATGTTCAAGGTTATTTCCCCTCCCACGGTCGACTTCACGCCCCTCCGCTCCACCTGCCGTAGTTGCGCGGTGGTCGGCAACTCTGGCAACCTGCGACGGTCGGGAAACGGCAACCTGATCGACTCCCATAATTCTGTGATCCGGTAGGTGTTCACTGTCTGtgtggatgcacacacacacacacacagacacacacacacactctctcatacCCTTCTCCTCATCTTTCTCTTCAACAGGATGAACAAGGCGGTGACTCAAGGATTTGAGAAAGATGTCGGGAATCGGACGacgcatcacttcctgtacccGGAGAGCGCGGTGGACGTGGCTCGCGGCGTcagcctcgtcctcctcccgtTTAAAATCAGAGACCTGGAGTGGCTGACCAGCGCTCTGTCCACAGGACAAGTTAAGATGTGAGAAATACAGACACGAATGGGCCAAAACGCAATCAAGTACAGCGAGAAACATGGTTAAAATGACGAAATGTATACAAAGAAACATCAACATAGGAAGATATGAAATATACATATGATGCTTTCACATCATACTCTATACTCATACACTATTAAATaccatttaatttaatatatatatttaactttctttgtttatatttatggtttaacaaatattatataaatgtttaaagagAAACATTAATTACTGTATAATATGTAAAGCATTATgatctattattattttctgtgtgttcaGGACCTACATGAGGGTTAAAGACCGAGTGGCGGCGGATAAGGACAAGGTAAAATAAAGGCTTTTCTATTCAGTCTGTTgtgatttttattcatattatgGTTGTCATTATTATAGCTCTCTGCCTTCATTTTTTTGCTTTGAGAAAAAGCAAGTCTTGACTATTTAGGTTTTATTTGTGGTTTAAAGATGTTTACATTGACTCCGTGGTAACACTGTGTCGGTGTGCGGGCGCAGGTTCTGGTGGTGAACCCGGTGTTCTTCAAGTATGCTCACGATCGATGGAATGAGAGTCACGGACGCTACCCGTCCACCGGCATGCTGGCCATCATCTTCGCTCTGCACACCTGTGACCAGGTAGGAGGGACGGGCGGAAGTCCTACATCTCACTTTCAGCATGTCCTACATCTGGCCGCGTGGCGCTTCATGACATCACATCTGTGTACAGGTGTCTGTGTTTGGGTATGGCGCCGACCAGCAGGGCAACTGGCATCACTATTGGGAGGAGAACCGCAATGCCGGAGCCTTCAGGAAGACCGGAGTCCACAGCGCCGACTTTGAAACGGAGATCATCCACCAGCTCGCCAAGGAGGGCAAAATCAGTCTGCACATGTGACCACTGACCTGCACACCTGGTATTGACCAATCTGCTACACCTCTCACAGGCCGACAGCGCTGATGACGTACTGAAGGACCGACCCACATATGGACTCAGTGACTGAAGCACAGACCCACATATAGACTCACAGACTGAAGGACCGACCCACATATAGACTCACAGACTGAAGGACCGACCCACATATGGACTCACAGACTGAAGCACAGACCCACATATAGACTCACAGACTGAAGGACAGACCCACATATAGACTCACAGACTGAAGCACAGACCCACATATAGACTCACAGACTGAAGCACAGACCCACATATAGACTCACAGACTGAAGCACAGACCCACATATAGACTCACAGACTGAAGGACCGACCCACATATGGACTCACAGACTGAAGCACAGACCCACATATAGACTCACAGACTGAAGCACAGACCCACATATAGACTCACAGACTGAAGGACCGACCCACATATGGACTCACAGACTGAAGGACCGACCCACATATGGACTCACAGACTGAAGCACAGACCCACATATAGACTCACAGACTGAAGGACAGACCCACATATAGACTCACAGACTGAAGGACCGACCCACATATAGACTCACAGACTGAAGGACCGACCCACATATGGACTCACAGACTGAAGCACAGACCCACATATAGACTCACAGACTGAAGCACAGACCCACATATAGACTCACAGACTAAAAGCACAGACCCACATATAGACTCATAGACTAAAAGCACAGACCCACATATAGACTCATAGACTGAAGGACCGACCCACATATAGACTCACAGACTGAAGCACAGACCCACATATAGACTCACAGACTAAAAGCACAGACCCACATATAGACTCACAGACTAAAAGCACAGACCCACATATAGACTCATAGACTGAAGGACCGACCCACATATAGACTCACAGACTGAAGGGCCGACCCACATATAGACTCACAGACTGAAGGACAGACCCACATATAGACTCACAGACTGAAGGACCGACCCACATATGGACTCACAGACTGAAGCACAGACCCACATATAGACTCACAGACTGAAGCACAGACCCACATATAGACTCACAGACTGAAGGACCGACCCACATATGGACTCACAGACTGAAGGACAGACCCACATATAGACTCACAGACTGAAGCACAGACCCACATATAGACTCACAGACCTCCTGATCCACAGACTGAAGGACCAATCTTCTTACCAACGAGTGTATCATTCTACACTCAATTCTGGTAACCACAAACAAGCTCCGTCTCATCTGGTGTCGGCAGTTGTTGTCCAAATTTGAGCCGACCGACCTGACATCTGCCTTAAGTCATAAATCTGGGCATATTGGACTGAGACTGTTGTAGGGGAGACCATTTTGAGATACCTGGAATACCTGTGGACGGGTCCTTTTTTGGGGTGGGAGGAGCATCGCCACAGTGGGCAAACTGTGCAGACTCCTGCTGGTTCAAATGAGTTTCCGCTCAAGTTGAACATGCAGACTGTTTTCTTCAGGACCCTCCACTATTTGAGCAGACGGACTGTTTACTACTGCAAGGATCGACCACAGCATTTTTTTGCTCAAAGCGGGAAACAACCACAGACTTTTTATATGTTTTATAATGAATTTTTAAACAGTATAAATGTACAACCTCCTTTCTTTTGTACTATGAAAGCACTTTCCCCTGAAGAAGAAATGGCACAAAGGGGCCATTTTGTTGCTTCTCTTGTCCAACCACGTTACAAGACCTTTTATATGTTATATTGTTTATAATCCATCCATTTATTCTAACCAAGCCTCAACACAACCCGTCCTGATTTGGAGGATTGTCTTTGCCCTGACGGATCAGAACTGGTTAAGCGACGGCGTCCTATAGTTTTCCATTTCGTCCAAATTCTGTCTCGACCGTTGAATGTTGTCCAACAGGATTCAACAGTCAGGTTTTCAGCTCAATGTCCTGATTACAATGGGAAGTAGTCATGTAGCTGCTGATGAGCCACAGCTGATGGAGAAGACTTTTaactaaatatttgtttaactAAATCTAACAAGGTCAAAAAATCGTATACCAcctgtgcgttgtgtgtgtgtgtgtctgtgtgtgtgtgtggatgagtggGAAAAGTACTGCAATGTAAGTTCAACCAAAAAGAACAACCATATGAATGGAGTGAGTCATCAGGGCTGTCAGTACTGTGAATGTACAAAAACTGTTgctggttgtcatggtgatccGAATGTTTGTGGCTTGGTTCACACTTTTGTTGTTTCATCAAGTTTTCTCACTGATAAAGTTTGACTCTGATTCTGCATTCTGTTTTCCATCTTCAACCACCTagaatactatatatatatatatatagatctatatatagatgtacacacacacatacactatcACGTAAATAACACAATTGCTATTCTACACGTACCATCATGGTCGGTGGTTAAATTTCCATATGACGAAGGAGGTATTGAAGCGGTAATTAGTGAAGCCGCCCATCTTTAccccaattcttttttcatgcAATATGTCAGGTTTCTtataaatgtcacttttttgattttgattttctaGAGGTGAATTTTGTTTTCTAAATCAACACAGATGTATTAGGGGCGAAGTCTAATCTATTTCAGTCTATAGCTCCTGATTTAGCAGAAGTCCTTTTCTTTGACCCGTGGGAGCAGCGTCTTGTTCATCAGTGAAGTGTTTAATGAATCTAGAATCTCACTGAGAATTGGGTTTCAAGTTTACAACTTGAACTACATTCCCATAAGGTAGAAGAGGAGTTTATAGAGAGACAGGCGCTATGACAGAGTGAGCCGGACCAAAGGTCAAATCTATCATAAATATTCAGACAGCAGAGAACTTTTTCTTCTTGCAAAACACTTTATTGGGTTTCTGTTACATGGTTTAGTAGCAAGTACAACTTGGTAAAATGGCCTTTTCACCTCGGCCGTCTTTGACTCTTGTCTCTACTTCTCCTGCTAAAAATGCCACAAATGCAGTCAAGGTTTTCAGTGGGATTAATAATTGTGATGTAAACTGACCAGATTACCACTTTACGGTCAAATCAGGTCGATATAAGCCAAATTCCGCCGATTTGCTTGCGGCTTCAGATCAACTTTCCGGTGTGAACTGGCACCGTAAAGATCTGGGTCTGCTTCAAACTCACTTGTTGGTGCAGGGCCCCACGAGGCCGtcagcacacactcctcccGGCCGCAT
Encoded here:
- the st3gal8 gene encoding ST3 beta-galactoside alpha-2,3-sialyltransferase 8, with the protein product MLLRRKLCAAVVIAAVLFLMLASQSIQRGHFLTLSLAPPTSRATPTGRETDEPMRPPADPTPDPPKTPPPPPRTTKPEAEVIPEENSQHDLRSCGCTESCISDLGSSDWFRQRYDPQQQPILRGAKHNFDSKALGWWLSLQRSGNDQSLREVMSEMFKVISPPTVDFTPLRSTCRSCAVVGNSGNLRRSGNGNLIDSHNSVIRMNKAVTQGFEKDVGNRTTHHFLYPESAVDVARGVSLVLLPFKIRDLEWLTSALSTGQVKMTYMRVKDRVAADKDKVLVVNPVFFKYAHDRWNESHGRYPSTGMLAIIFALHTCDQVSVFGYGADQQGNWHHYWEENRNAGAFRKTGVHSADFETEIIHQLAKEGKISLHM